A single Acaryochloris thomasi RCC1774 DNA region contains:
- the bioF gene encoding 8-amino-7-oxononanoate synthase, whose product MQSSYAWLESSLATIHKAHWHRSPRVTAGQPGPVVQLEGRSVLNFASNDYLGLAGDERLQAAAISSIKTHGTGSTGSRLLSGHRLVHEELEGAISAWKRTEDAIVYSSGYLANIGTIAALVDKRDLIVGDEYNHSSLKNGAKLSGARILDYRHSNVTDLHNQLQKTRHNYRRCLLLTDSVFSMDGDLCPLPEILNLAHQYDCMVLVDEAHGTGVLGPTGAGCVEHFDCSGVPLIQMGTMSKALGSLGGYVAGTAQLIDYLRNRAATWIYTTGLSPADTAAALAAIQIIQSRPQRREQLWQNVAQLKEAISKLPRVIDGEWKLLPSDSPIMCLQMKSPEIVLKVSQELLEKGIYAPAIRPPTVPTSRIRFSVMATHQSEQIDRLATILEAG is encoded by the coding sequence ATGCAATCTTCCTATGCTTGGCTCGAATCATCCTTAGCGACGATTCACAAAGCTCACTGGCACCGTTCTCCTCGAGTGACGGCGGGGCAACCTGGTCCAGTTGTGCAGCTTGAAGGTAGATCGGTCTTGAACTTTGCCAGTAATGATTATTTAGGGCTGGCTGGGGATGAGCGGCTGCAGGCAGCTGCGATCTCATCTATCAAAACCCACGGCACAGGCAGTACAGGGTCAAGATTGCTCAGCGGTCATCGTTTGGTACATGAGGAATTGGAAGGTGCGATCTCAGCATGGAAAAGAACAGAGGACGCGATCGTCTATAGTTCTGGCTATCTCGCTAACATAGGAACGATTGCTGCACTGGTCGACAAACGAGACCTAATTGTGGGTGACGAATACAACCACTCTAGTCTCAAAAACGGTGCGAAATTGAGTGGAGCAAGGATTCTCGATTACCGCCACAGCAACGTCACGGACCTACACAATCAGCTACAGAAGACTCGGCATAACTACCGTCGCTGCCTACTATTGACCGACAGCGTCTTCAGCATGGATGGCGATCTCTGCCCTCTACCAGAAATCTTAAATCTTGCTCACCAGTATGACTGCATGGTGCTTGTCGATGAAGCCCACGGCACGGGTGTCTTAGGACCGACAGGTGCAGGCTGTGTAGAGCACTTTGACTGCAGCGGCGTGCCCCTCATTCAAATGGGGACTATGAGCAAAGCTCTCGGCAGTTTAGGAGGATATGTAGCGGGGACTGCTCAGCTGATTGACTACCTCCGAAATCGGGCTGCCACATGGATTTATACAACAGGGCTATCCCCAGCAGATACCGCAGCAGCACTAGCTGCAATTCAGATTATTCAATCCAGACCTCAGCGCCGTGAGCAGCTGTGGCAGAATGTCGCCCAGCTTAAGGAGGCGATCTCAAAACTTCCTCGGGTCATAGATGGAGAGTGGAAACTGTTGCCTTCAGATTCTCCGATTATGTGCCTGCAGATGAAGAGCCCAGAGATTGTACTCAAAGTGAGTCAAGAGCTACTGGAGAAGGGTATTTATGCTCCTGCAATTCGCCCCCCGACTGTTCCGACCAGTCGCATTCGGTTTTCTGTGATGGCGACCCACCAATCTGAACAGATTGATCGGTTAGCAACAATATTGGAAGCAGGTTAG